One window from the genome of Nitrosospira multiformis encodes:
- a CDS encoding uracil-DNA glycosylase: protein MPNSLSNLNHHSHVDEPKSLGDAAIRAHRLTQLSASHIAPLTAFVEDLRSQQDLTDEIPNFDPFDGGTLAECLFLLEAPGSRAVKSGFISRNNPDETAKNFFTFNRHAGLDRRRTVVWNIVPWYVGTGQKIRPVTLNDIRDAEPALRSLLPLLPNLKVVVLVGQKAARAETLLRRFNPVLRIIQIPHPSPLFVNRFPKNKSLLHTAFAEVVAAINDASIVR, encoded by the coding sequence ATGCCTAATTCGCTTTCTAATCTCAACCACCACTCGCACGTAGATGAACCAAAGTCGCTCGGAGATGCTGCGATCCGCGCGCACCGCTTAACTCAGCTGTCAGCAAGCCACATTGCGCCTCTCACAGCTTTTGTCGAAGATCTTCGCTCCCAACAGGATTTGACCGATGAGATCCCAAATTTTGACCCTTTCGATGGAGGTACACTTGCTGAGTGCCTTTTCTTACTTGAGGCTCCTGGATCTCGGGCCGTCAAATCTGGCTTTATTTCCAGAAATAACCCTGACGAAACCGCAAAGAATTTCTTCACATTCAACCGACACGCGGGACTTGATCGACGACGAACCGTCGTATGGAATATAGTGCCGTGGTATGTAGGAACAGGACAAAAGATTCGACCAGTTACCTTAAATGATATTCGTGATGCTGAACCTGCACTTCGATCACTATTACCTCTGCTTCCAAACTTAAAGGTTGTGGTGTTAGTTGGTCAAAAAGCAGCCAGAGCGGAAACTTTGCTTCGGCGATTCAACCCCGTGCTTCGCATCATACAAATTCCGCATCCGAGCCCCCTATTTGTAAATCGATTCCCGAAGAACAAGAGTCTTCTGCACACTGCGTTTGCCGAGGTTGTCGCCGCTATTAACGACGCCTCCATCGTACGTTGA
- a CDS encoding PEP-CTERM sorting domain-containing protein translates to MIGSAITSVPEPSLLLLLGIGLLAFYFSSRLNSLEATPA, encoded by the coding sequence TTGATTGGATCGGCAATTACTTCTGTTCCCGAACCTAGTCTGCTGTTGCTACTTGGGATCGGTTTACTAGCATTTTACTTCAGTAGCCGCCTAAACTCCCTTGAGGCCACCCCGGCATAA